TCCCAGTTTTGATTTTTTCTGGATTTCTTAGTCCATAAAAAAATAGGGCTATCAAGATTGCAAAAATTCCTAGGTTCCAGACTGATTCGTATAAAAAAGTAGGATGGAAATAGGCATAGCTGGTCAGATTTAGCGGACGATTAGCAAAGGGAATATAGAGCTTCCAAGGCAAATTAGTGGGGGCACCAAAAGCTTCGGAGTTAAAAAAGTTGCCCCACCGACCGATCGCCTGGCCGAGAATAACCGCCGGGGTGAGTACATCCAGCAAATTCCAGAAAGATAACTGATGGTAGCGACTGAAAACAAGAATGGCGATCGTTCCCCCAATCAAGGCCCCATGGATAGCAATGCCCCCTTGCCAAATGGCAAAAATATTTAACCAATGCTGGGCATAGCGGGGCCACTCAAAGGCGACGTAATATAGGCGAGCAGAAGGGATGGCCGCCACCACTAACCAAATGACTAAATCGTTGAATAAATCCGGGTTAATGCCCCGTTTTTGCCCCAACCATTGACAGAGATTCAAACCAATAATGACAGCACTGGCAATCAAAAATCCGTACCAACGCAGGGCAAAACCCCCTATCTGGAACATCACCGGCCCGGGGGACTGAAATTGTCCGAAAAATATTTGCTCAATCATTAATCTTCCTTCGGCGATCGCCAACCTCTAATTCTTAGCATCAATGTGGGATTTTACCCAAATGCGAAAAGCCTTGATGGTTTTGTTGCGGCCTTCCTGGTCAATGCGTTGTAGATAGGCGGGAATAATTTCCCTGAGATCAAAATCAGGAAAAATCGAGCTAACTTCCCTTTGGCGGTATTCCCCTTGTTCTAGGCAGTGAATTTCCAATTGTCTGCGTTTAAAACGCCACACTTCCGGCACCCCTAATTGGGCATAAATATCTAAATGGGTACGGGAAGTTAGATCCACTTCGAGAGCTAAATCCGGTGGAGGATCAATGGTGGTATCCCAACGTTTTAAACCCCGCACTTTCGCTTCATTTTGAATATAAAAACAGCTATCTGGCTCTAAACCCAGACCGAGAAACTTATTTTTAAAAGTTGTTGAACCCAAGGGGGAAAATTCAATGTCTAGCTCCTCTAACAAAGCTTTGACTAAGTCGCCCACTAGTTCTTTATCAATTTCGTGTTCAGGCAGGGGAGCCATAATTTCTAGTTGTTGACCATAGTAAGCAATGCGGGAACTGCGATGTTCACCGAGTTCTTCCAGCAAAGCTTCAAATTCGTCCCAATCCACATCCCGCAAAACCAAGGTCTGGCCGGGAAGCACACTGATGCGGTCTAGGGCTAGCAACATGGCTCTTCTTCCTCGCAATATGGCTAGTTTCCATTATGGCCCCTCTACCAAAGAGCAGGATTAATCCCCAGCCTAAGGCAGAAGTGAATAGAGAGAACTAACTATTAACCCAGTCCTGGGGAACTAAGAATTTTTCCGTTAATTCCGCCTCGGGACTACCGGCTTCGGGACTGTAGCAATATTGCCAACGTACTAAGGGAGGTAAAGACATCAAAATGGACTCAGTGCGGCCATTGGTTTGCAAACCGAAAATGGTGCCCCGGTCATAGACCAAGTTAAATTCCACATACCGACCCCGGCGATATAACTGGAACTGCCGTTGGCGATCGCCATATTCAGTATTGCGACGTTTTTCCACAATGGGACTGTAAGCAGGTAAAAAGGCCCGACCACAGCGTTGGGCAAAACTAAATAAATCCTCCCAACCCAGGGGTTCAATGGGGGCTAATTGGTTGCTGTACTGGGCCGCCGGGCCATTGGGGTCAGGGCCACGGTACAGGGGAGCATTGCCATCTTGGTAATCAAAAAAGATGCCGCCAATACCCCGCATTTCCTGGCGATGTTTGAGGTAAAAATACTCGTCGCACCAGCGTTTAAATACCGGATAAAATTCCCCATGGGTTTGGTCACAGGCATTTTTTAACGTGTGATGGAAATGGGCCGCATCTTCAGCAAAGGGATAGTAGGGAGTTAAATCGGCTCCACCTCCGAACCACCACACCGGGCCTGCTTCAAAGTAGCGGTAATTAAGATGCACCGTGGGAATGTAGGGATTTTTTGGGTGCAACACCATGGAAGTGCCCGTGGCATAAAATTCGTGGCCTTCCGCTTCGGGGCGTTGCTTCAAAATTGAAGGAGGTAGGGATTTGCCCCAGACTTCGGAAAAATTGACTCCGCCCTGTTCCAAAAAATCTCCGTCCGCCAACACCCGGGAACGGCCACCGCCCCCTTCTTCCCGTTGCCAACTATCTTCCTGGAATTTGCCCTTGCCATCCAAGGCCTCTAGACCCTGACAAATTTCGTCTTGAAGAGTTTGCATAAATTGGCTGACCCGCTGTTTAGCGTCCGCCGGGGGCAAGGAATGATTAGTTTGGGGCTGGGTTGTGGGAGAGACGGTCATGGTGGAGATTGTTAAAAAAAGATGAATGAAAAATCTGAAATTATCCTAGAGTCCGCCAATCAA
The genomic region above belongs to Synechocystis sp. PCC 6803 substr. PCC-P and contains:
- the lgt gene encoding prolipoprotein diacylglyceryl transferase, which encodes MIEQIFFGQFQSPGPVMFQIGGFALRWYGFLIASAVIIGLNLCQWLGQKRGINPDLFNDLVIWLVVAAIPSARLYYVAFEWPRYAQHWLNIFAIWQGGIAIHGALIGGTIAILVFSRYHQLSFWNLLDVLTPAVILGQAIGRWGNFFNSEAFGAPTNLPWKLYIPFANRPLNLTSYAYFHPTFLYESVWNLGIFAILIALFFYGLRNPEKIKTGTITCVYLIGYSLGRVWIEGLRLDSLMLGPLRIAQVVSITLVLLGTAGIVWLYLLQKNLPDWSERKLVKN
- a CDS encoding Uma2 family endonuclease — encoded protein: MLLALDRISVLPGQTLVLRDVDWDEFEALLEELGEHRSSRIAYYGQQLEIMAPLPEHEIDKELVGDLVKALLEELDIEFSPLGSTTFKNKFLGLGLEPDSCFYIQNEAKVRGLKRWDTTIDPPPDLALEVDLTSRTHLDIYAQLGVPEVWRFKRRQLEIHCLEQGEYRQREVSSIFPDFDLREIIPAYLQRIDQEGRNKTIKAFRIWVKSHIDAKN
- the hemF gene encoding oxygen-dependent coproporphyrinogen oxidase, giving the protein MTVSPTTQPQTNHSLPPADAKQRVSQFMQTLQDEICQGLEALDGKGKFQEDSWQREEGGGGRSRVLADGDFLEQGGVNFSEVWGKSLPPSILKQRPEAEGHEFYATGTSMVLHPKNPYIPTVHLNYRYFEAGPVWWFGGGADLTPYYPFAEDAAHFHHTLKNACDQTHGEFYPVFKRWCDEYFYLKHRQEMRGIGGIFFDYQDGNAPLYRGPDPNGPAAQYSNQLAPIEPLGWEDLFSFAQRCGRAFLPAYSPIVEKRRNTEYGDRQRQFQLYRRGRYVEFNLVYDRGTIFGLQTNGRTESILMSLPPLVRWQYCYSPEAGSPEAELTEKFLVPQDWVNS